Proteins encoded together in one Musa acuminata AAA Group cultivar baxijiao chromosome BXJ3-6, Cavendish_Baxijiao_AAA, whole genome shotgun sequence window:
- the LOC135641381 gene encoding TPD1 protein homolog 1-like — MSPEQLRMRTVIALILLLTFGTTLMCVSGLRATVTSSSSSSSSKSTNRIGNQCSMDDIVLHQDATPPLPSGIPTYTVNVQNLCPLKDGCAMGQIHLSCGKFSSARQINPSIFRRLSINDCLLNDGRPLRPGETISFQYANSFSYPMAVSSATCVPSA; from the exons ATGTCGCCGGAGCAGCTGAGGATGAGAACTGTTATAGCGCTAATCCTTCTGCTTACCTTCG GTACAACCTTGATGTGTGTTAGTGGTTTGCGTGCAACGGTGAcgtcttcgtcctcctcctcttcctccaaatcGACAAATCGGATAGGAAACCAGTGCAGCATGGATGACATCGTGTTGCACCAAGACGCGACGCCGCCGCTGCCCAGTGGGATCCCAACGTACACGGTGAATGTGCAGaatctttgcccgttgaaagacGGGTGTGCCATGGGCCAAATCCACCTAAGCTGCGGCAAGTTTAGCAGCGCTCGCCAAATCAACCCCAGCATCTTCCGCCGCCTCAGCATCAACGACTGCCTCCTCAACGACGGCCGCCCCCTCCGCCCGGGCGAAACCATCTCTTTCCAGTACGCCAACTCCTTCTCTTACCCCATGGCTGTTTCCAGCGCCACCTGCGTCCCCTCAGCCTAA